In the Granulosicoccus antarcticus IMCC3135 genome, GTTCCCGGTATTGAAAGAAATGCTGCACCGGCGCGGCGGGGATCTGTCCGGCGGACAACAGCAACAGCTGGCCATTGGCCGAGCCCTGGTCACCCAGCCAGAACTACTGCTGCTGGATGAACCGACCGAGGGCATTCAGCCCAACGTCGTTCACGACATCGGCACGATCATAACGCGACTCAACAAGGAGATTGGCCTGACCGTGGTATTGGTGGAACAAAAGCTGCCCTTTGCCCGACGGGTCGGTGATGACTATGTCTTGATGGACCGTGGCGAGGTTGTCGCCAACGGTCCGATGGAGGATCTGGGTGAGGATCTGGTCAGGCAATACCTGACCGTCTGAGCCCGACAGATCTGCTTCAGTTGGCCATGTTCTCCTGACGCACCGCCAGAAAGGCGTCGACAGCCGTACAGGCTTTCGCCGTACACAACAATGGATTGATTTCCAGTTCGACCAATCGCTCTCCCAGCTGCAGGGCTGCCAATTGCACAGATTCGAGTGCATCCAGCAGGCATTCTCGATCCACCGCAGGGCGATTGCGAAAACCATTCAACAACGGCGCACAGCGAAGACGCTCGAGGCGACGATCCAGCTCATCACGGGATGCCGGAATCAGGCACTGTACCGAATCTGCCAGCACCTCGGTAGCAATGCCACCGGCACCGATGGTCATCACCAGACCATGCACAGGATCATGGATGACACTGACGAGAAGCTCGACAACCGAGCCTTGGACCTGTTCCTCGATCAGGCAACCACCCGCACAATCAATCTGCCGGATAGCCCGCTCCAGATCCCGACGATTGTCAATATTCAAGGCGATGGCATTGGCCTCGCTCTTGTGAGCAATACCCAGGCCCTTGGCCACTACAGGATAGGTGAACACGGGCGAGGCCTTGTCCAGTGCATGACTCAAACGCAAGGATGAGCGAACATCTGCAAATGACAAACGGATATTCACAGGAACATTCACGCCAAAACGACTGAGCCAGCGTTTAGCCGTGCTTTCGTCCAGCTGCCGGGTTGCCGGAGCATCGGCTTCTGCACACTGCACCAGTCCCCAGGCTTTCTGACTGGCATAACGCGCACTACGGCCCGAACGTGTACTACCGGTACCTTCCACCAGAGAAAGGCCCGCACTCGTGAATGGGACATCCGAATGCTCAGGCAGCCACACCGGCTCACTGGGTTTGGTAGCATCCGCCATATCAAACCATGCTGCATTGGCCAGGGCTTTCATGCCATCAGCCAGCCCACACAGTGCCACCACGTCGTGCGCCATCAGAGATTCGACAACTTCCTCGGGCATATTCTCAGGCAAAGTGGCGACAACGGCCGCCACACCCTGCCAATGACTGGCCACGGCGACAAAGGCATCCAGCGCTCGCTGCCAGGAAGGTGCCTCGCAACGATCCGCTCTTGGAAAATCCAGAACCATCAAAGCCACATCTGCCACTGAAGGAAACTGATCATTGGCGGAAGTTGTCACACTGGCGGGTGGCTTGCGTATCTGCAACATGGCCGACACCATTGCTTCCATCGCCGCCATGTCGTCCCAGATGACCGTGTGATAGTCCAGAGGATTAGCCAAGGCAACATTCTCACCCAGCGCCTCACGCAATGACTGTTTTTGAGTCGCCTCCAAGGGTGGAAACTGCAAGCCATGCGACAAGCCAGAATCACTGACCAGAGCGGCTTCGCCACCAGAGCAGCTCATCGACAACACCCGATAGCCACCGACCTTGTGCGGCAGATGCAATACTTTCAAGGTCTCGATGAACTCACCGATACCACGCACCCGCAGCAGTCCCAGACGTTCGATAAACGCGCTGGCTGCCGAATCGTTACCTGACAAGGATCGGGTATGAGAAATCAATGCAGCTCGAGCCAACGGTGTGACACCGGTTTTCAGAACGATAATCCGCTTGCCCAGGGCACGTGCCCTTGATGCCAGGCTTTCAAAGGCTCGTATGTCTGAAAAACCTTCTATATGCAGACCCAACGCGGTAACCCGCTCATCTTCCAGTACAGCGATTGCAAGTTCTGCCAGAGAGGTCTGTGCCTGATTGCCGGCGGTGATCAGATAGGCCACCGGCAGACCCCGCTTCTGCATACTCAGATTGATGGCGATGTTGGATGACTGCGTAATGATGGCCACACCCCGCTTGACCGTCTTGCCGCCGTGCACATCGGGCCACATCACAATCTGATCCAGATAGTTGATCAGTCCATAGCAGTTGGGACCGATAACCGGCATGTCGCCGGCCGCCTCGATCAGACGATCCTGCCGTTTATCGCCATCGCTATCCAGTGCCGCACTCTCACCGAATCCGGATGCGAAACAGATGGCGCCACCTGCCCCCGCATCAGAGAGTTGCTTGACTATCTCGATGGTACGGTCTTTATTGACACCGATGAAGCAGGCATCAGGCACGCCAGGCAACTCATCGATATTTCGAAAACAACGCTCCCCAGCCAGGGTTTCACGGGTCGGGTGAACCGGCCAGACATCCCCCTCGAAGCCAGCCTTTCGACATTGCTTGATGACCTCTTCTGCCCAATGCCCTCCCAGAACTGCAATCGAGCGGGGCTTTAGTAGTCTTCCAAATCTATTGTGCATTTTTTATGAACGCTGCCTGTACATGGCGCCCTGCATCAGATTGGCGTATTCAATGGCAGGTTTCAGGAACGCATCGTAACTATCCATGACTTTCTTGAAGCCTGCATTTTCTCCTGCCAGCTTGTTGATGACATCACTCGAGGCTACGCGCAACGCCGCGACAACATCATCTGGAAACTCCAGAAATTCCACACCTTCTTCGCGCAGCTGGCCCAGTGCCTGAGTATTGAAGTAGTCGAACTGCGCCAGAGTCTCTGCCGAAGTTGCTTCTGCCGCATTGGCAACAATCGCCTGCAGGTCCGCAGGCAGCTCATCAAAGGCATCCTGATTCACGACGATGGACAGCGCTGCACCCGGCTCATGAAAGGCTGGCACGTAGCAGATCTTGGCAACCTTGTACAAGCCGAAAGCCTGATCCAGCAATGGCCCTACCCACTCAGCAGCATCGATTGCTCCTGATTTGAAAGCCGGAAAGATTTCAGGA is a window encoding:
- a CDS encoding acetate--CoA ligase family protein, yielding MHNRFGRLLKPRSIAVLGGHWAEEVIKQCRKAGFEGDVWPVHPTRETLAGERCFRNIDELPGVPDACFIGVNKDRTIEIVKQLSDAGAGGAICFASGFGESAALDSDGDKRQDRLIEAAGDMPVIGPNCYGLINYLDQIVMWPDVHGGKTVKRGVAIITQSSNIAINLSMQKRGLPVAYLITAGNQAQTSLAELAIAVLEDERVTALGLHIEGFSDIRAFESLASRARALGKRIIVLKTGVTPLARAALISHTRSLSGNDSAASAFIERLGLLRVRGIGEFIETLKVLHLPHKVGGYRVLSMSCSGGEAALVSDSGLSHGLQFPPLEATQKQSLREALGENVALANPLDYHTVIWDDMAAMEAMVSAMLQIRKPPASVTTSANDQFPSVADVALMVLDFPRADRCEAPSWQRALDAFVAVASHWQGVAAVVATLPENMPEEVVESLMAHDVVALCGLADGMKALANAAWFDMADATKPSEPVWLPEHSDVPFTSAGLSLVEGTGSTRSGRSARYASQKAWGLVQCAEADAPATRQLDESTAKRWLSRFGVNVPVNIRLSFADVRSSLRLSHALDKASPVFTYPVVAKGLGIAHKSEANAIALNIDNRRDLERAIRQIDCAGGCLIEEQVQGSVVELLVSVIHDPVHGLVMTIGAGGIATEVLADSVQCLIPASRDELDRRLERLRCAPLLNGFRNRPAVDRECLLDALESVQLAALQLGERLVELEINPLLCTAKACTAVDAFLAVRQENMAN